In Heliangelus exortis chromosome 3, bHelExo1.hap1, whole genome shotgun sequence, the genomic stretch cagcacctgcctggggctgctccttcccttctttctgcttctttttcccagcacaggcagacaGGTAGTGATGGTGGGCATCCTCTGGGGCTGGTCCCAGGGGGACACCGGGCTCCCCTGTGGGAGCATGTGTTCTAAAGGGCCAGGCATGGGTCACTGGCAGCTGCCCCACCTGGGGCGCTCCATCCTGCTCTGACCCCACTCCCTGTTCCCCAGGGCGAGGCAGAAAAGCGGAAGCCTGGAGCACTGCAACCACAGGAAGATCCAGGAGTGGAAGTCCCTGCAGTGGTGAGTCCAGGCTATGGGATGTGGAGTGGggccagagctgcttctgtccTCACCTTGCTTTCTGGGGTTCCAGGCATGCCCACCAGCCTGGGAGTAGGGCTTGGGGGATGGGTAGATTGGGCTGAAGGAACATTAGGGGAGGAACATTAGGGTTTGCAAGACATGCAGCCCAGCTCCCTTGAGGCTGTGCAGCCTGGGCTCTCCAGCAGGACCACAAGACCTATCCTGGATGGtggggcacccatgggtgcaaggagcagggcaggaagaGCAGTGTGTGTGAAGTGACTGTGTGTGGCCCTCAGGAGCTGGCTGCAGAAGAGCCTTGTTCACGGCTGGCCCCCACAGAAGCTGCCACGAGGGAGGGCAGTGTGGACAAGCTTGcccagctgagccctgggaCCAAATCCGAGCTCCCCAGTGCTGTGTCCCCCAGGTAGGGCAGCTCTGTACCCCTTTCCTTGGGCTGAGAGGGCTCATGTTGGCTCTCTAGTGTGAGCGGGGGTTGGTGGAAGTGGGATTTCCTCAACAGTGttgcctcttctgcttctgaCTCACAGCAAGGCAGAGAACAAGCAGTTGTGGCGTCCTCGCAGCACCTCTGTGAAGGACCGGCAGAGCTCAAAGGGACAGGGTGGCCGTGCCAGCAGCCTGGACAGTGAGAGCTCTCCAGACTCATGGCACAGCACTCAGGTGAGGTCCTGGAAGCTATCTCACCTGGAGGCTTCTCACTAAGTTGCCCTGTCAGGCCTTCAGCCATGGGCAGAGTGGCCACCATCTGGGGCTAACTTTTCTGGTGATCCTGCCATAGGTGCCTCGAAAGTCTGTTTATGATCAGCTGAACCAGATCCTGATCTCAGATGAGCAGCTTCCTGAGAGCATTGTGCTGGTGAATGTCGCTGAGTGGCAAGGGCAGGTGAGTAGGTGTGATGGGAACTGGATGCAGGGAGCGAGATGGAAGCAGAGTCCCAGGGGATGCTCCCAACCATGGCAGGGTGTCCTAGGGGAACTGGCACCAGTTATGCCCTCCTCTCTCCCATTGTGGCCCTTCCTGCAGGTACATAGTGCATTTGAACAGTGCTGAGCTACACACAAGATTCTGGTGTATCTCTTGTCACGTGCCCCACTCCAGCATTCCTGGATCCTCAGATTTCACAACGCCCTGAGCAGTCACAGATAGGCTCATTAATGAACTGTGTCTTGTACCCTCACTGCTTGGTCCTGGCTCCCAGTGACCACATGGGTCAGAGCTTCAGTGGATGTCCTGGTGGAGATGCCAGACTTCCTCTGCACcaggccctggggagcagcagaggtgctgtTTCTCACTccaagagaagggaaaagcttAGACCAGTGCTCCCAGAGAGCATTAACTGCAACATCAGAGATGGGACCTTTGGGCAGGAAGGAATGTGAAGCCTTCCTGTCTCGTACTCACCACCTTGGTGTCCATTTGAGGATGGGCACAGCCCCTAACAAGCACCTGCCTCCCACATGTGTGGAAGAGTTGACTGCTGCTGGTGAGCAGGGCcacatgtgtgtgtgcaaaCATGCAAACAGCATTTATATAAAACACTGGTGGAGGCCCTTTGGGGATCCTGTACCTGACATCCAGAAACAGTACTAGGGAATCAAGACAGGGTCTGTGGTAGAAGAAAGCGTTTCTGAGTGAGAAAGTGGAGTCATGCATCCTTGGCATGTTCCTGCTCTAGCTCTTGTCCTGATGGGGCAAAAGGAGCAACACCCATTCCCAGACCATGTCATGGCATCCTCTAAGCCCCGTAGTCACAACAGTGGACTATTTTACCACTGTTTCGTTGTCCACAGATGCAAGAAGAGGCACAGAAGGATTCTGGAGTGTCACGGTGGGAGGGAGCAAGCAGAAGGGGACTCAGCCTAGATCTGGGCCCTGCTGTGGGATGGCAGGATTCAAATCACAGGGTCCCTGGACCAAACCTTCTATCTGAAGGAACATAGCCTGGTTCTTGGGACAGTTTTGCCCTTGCCATTGCAGGGTGGTGACTGCTTTGCTCAAAGGCGAGTGCATGGGGCTGGTGGGCAAGCCAGCTCGGGCTTACAGCCCGGGGGGACCTGATGGTTTCAGCCCCTCTGCACAGCATTGGTGGGGACAAGGGCTCCAGCTCTTCCTCAGGGTGGACAGGGGACAAGGTAGGTGTGGGCTGGTGCtggccagcacagccacagcgCCCCAGGGTGCCTTAACCTGAGCTCTCTGCATTGGCAGTACGTGAGTGAGCAGCTCCAGGCGCACAAGCAGTTGGTCGTATCCACCTGCTCCGTGGCAGACATCCAGGCAGCCTTCAACACCACCGTCTCCCGCATCCAGCGATAGTGAGTACAGCTCTCGGGTTCAGCCGGGTGGTTCCAgcagagaagggctgggaagggccCTGGCTCCTTCAGGACTTGTTAGGATCTTTTGGGCTTGTTGACACAATTCTAGGAGCAGGTGCAGGCCCTGGGGAAAGTGGGGGATGCTGGTGCTGGTTTTGCTCATGGCAGTGCTCAGCAAGCCTGAGGTTGTCAGCTGTAGGTATCTGGGGCTGGGTTGGCTGGCCTGGCAGGGCACATCCCCCGCTGCCCGACCCACCTGCTGAGCCACAAGTCCCTCacagtctccttttctctccctttggCAGCTGTAACTGTAACTCCCACATGCCTCCCCCAGTGAAGGTGGTGGTGGCGGGAGACCAGAGCTACCTGAGCGTTGTTCTCCGTTTTTTTGTGGAGCAGCTGGCCAGCAAGACACCTGACTGGCTTAACTACCTTCGCTTCCTGCTGGTGCCGCTGGGTGAGAACCACCATGAGCCCAGCTCCGGGGTTGTCCCTTCCCACCACCCTGGGTTTCCCTGCCTGGAGCCAACATCACCTTTCTCACCCACAGGCTCTCACCCTCTCGCCAAGTACCTGGCCTCAGTGGACAACAAATACAGCACTCTCTTCCTGGACACAGCATGGCGGGAGCTcttcagcagggctgagccACCCATGGCAGGTGAGGAGCGGAGCAGGCCAGGGACAGCAGTGCCCAAAGGGTAGCCCAGTGGCCACCAAAGCTCTCACTGCTCTTTGTGCCCGCAGACACTGTGGACATTGCAGGCCGCGTGGCCCAGTTCATCGCTGGAGCCAGCCTCTCTCACCAGCTCCCCATCTCTGAGGCCATGCTGACGTACAAGCAGAAGAGGTGAGCGTTACCCCGGCGTGGCTGTTCTGCTTTGTGTGGCTGTGCTTAGGACAGGGCTCTGTGAGATGGGGGGACAAGTGAGTGAGGCCCCAGGCTCTACCCTGCCAGCGAGCAGCACAGTGCTGAGGGGAGCTGTGGTTGCACCGTGAGGGGCCCTCAGCACcatcccctgccacccccctAGTGCGCTCGGCCCCTCCAGCAACTGTGGGTGTGATGGCCCCAGTGGTGGACGGGCAgacagggctgagctgggctgggggccaCAAGCCGGCATGGTGCTGCCTGGGGGTGGAAGCTCGTGTTCCAGCTGCACTCTCACTTCTCCCTTCTCTTGGTTTCTGGCACCCAAGGAAGAGAAGTctctattttgatttttatatcAGGTATTGGCTTGTGCTTGCTGTGCCGCTGCCTggccccctcccttccccccatGTGCGTCCATCCCTCTTGCCGTGCAGAGGAGCCATGACCCCAAAGTGGGGCAGAGTTGCCCTCCCGCATGCAAGCCCTCTCCCAGCACTGGAGGGGTCAGTTCCTTGCCTCCTTGTGTAGTGTTCCCTGTGCTGCCATGTTGGGGACAGGGGGTCCCAtgggagggagggcagaggagaCAGGCACGCTGGCTGTGAGCCAGCATTGACCTCTGCCAGTGTTGAAGGTCCATGTGCCACAGGGCTGGCCACACGGCTCTCAGTGCTCAGCACACCCAGACCCTGACCTGCCTCTCTTCCTTGTGCAGCCCTGATGAGGACTCCTGCCAGAAGTTTGTACCTTTTGTGGGGGTGAGTGTGTTGAGGGGCCACtgttggggctggggaggagaggggcatGCCAGCCATCATCTGACTTGTCTGTCCTTGCAGGTGGTGAAGGTGGGCCTAGTGGAGCAGTCCTTCAGCGCCTCTGGTGAGTCCCTGGGGGTCCACAGTCCCTGGCTCCCTTCTCCACTGTGTGGAGACTCTTTTTGGTGCCCCCAAGCACCCTCTAACCCACACTCTTCCTCCCCAGTGGATTCAGATGATGCCACAGTCTGCACCCCCTccctgctgagctcagcaccagctgccaGTGGAGCAGCTCCCTACGGCAAGGAGACTGTGAGcaccccaccaccctccccatCTGTCAGCAGTGGCCTCTCAGGTGCTGGGTAAGGAAGCTCTTCTCAGTCCAaggcagtgggtgctggggtgggagggttTGAGGTGCTCACTGGCCAGGCTGCTGCATCCTGGGGTCATTGGGCCAGTGTGCTCCCAGGGCAGGCTGCAGCTGgtcagagggagaggagggagaacaGCATCTGTGTACTGCATGGTGCTGCCCATCTTGCCCAGGTCTCTGAGCCCCGGTGTGGAGGTGATGGGCCTGCAAGTGGACTACTGGACAACACAAGGGCTGGACAGGAAGAAGGAGGGTGAGAAGCGAGAGATAGGCATCAAGAACACGCTCAAGAGCAACTTCCGCTCGCTGCAGGTCAGCCGCATCCCCAGCACCGGGGAGCTGGTGCCTCCTAGCACCATGGCCATGACTGTGGTCACcaaggagaaaaacaagaaaggtaaCCAAGCCCACCCTCGGGTGCTCACCGGCCATGGAGCCATAGTCCATTGCAAAAAAGGCTTGGGGGGGAGCCCTGAGGAGGGCAGGGCTGAGACTGGTCCAGCAGGGGGCCAGTCAATGCAGCCAGCCCTGTGGAGAGGGCTCCTACCCAGGACCAGGTGGGGACTTCCTAACATTGGTTCTGTCTATACTTGGCCCCCAGTGATGTTCTTGAGCAAGAAACCAAAAGAGAAAGACCTGGAGCCCAAAAGCCAAGTCATTGAAGGGATCACACGCCTCATCTGCACAGCCAAGCACCAGAACACCATGTTGCGAGGTGAGGGGAGATAACAAGCTCCATGGGGGAAGGAGGTGCCAGACcaagcagcccaggctgcctgtAACAGTGCTGCACCTCACTGCACCTTCTCCTCTCAGTCTCCATAGATGGGGTGGAGTGGAACGATGTGAAGTTTTTCCAGCTGGCAGCACAATGGCCAACGCATGTCAAGTACCTCCCTGTGGGCATCTTTGGCTACTCGAAGAATGTGTGAGAGgcagcccagggatggagctgcgGAGGGTGGCAGGAGACATGGAGATGGAGACACACTCTTGTCCCCTCTCTTCTGCggcccagcccctgcctgctctgcagagggagaTACCACACCCGCACTGCTCCCTGTGGGCCAAGACCCAGAAGGTGAGGCCAGTGAGACTGGGTCCATGCACCCTCAAACACCAGCCAGGGCACCATGCCATCTGCCTCCCATGAACCCCAACAGCAGCCTGGGACAAGGGTTGGCACCAGCCAGCAGGGACCCAGAAAGGGCTCTGGGCCCCTCTTCTCCCTGGATGCCCCTAACAGTCTTGCTCCCCAGCCAGCCGGggccccagctgggctgggccCAGGCAGGTTCCCCAGCACTGGAGCCAGCAGGATTGCTCATGGTGGGGggcaggtgctgagcaggggccCACCAACTCTACACCATCCCtcaccagccctgctgccagcctcaGGCTGCTGTGCCTGGCCCTGCCCGGTGGAGCTGAGTCTCAGCAGCtttcccagcctgctgcagccctgctgcccagGCTGGCATAGCGCTGATGAGGCTGTCTCCAGCCTGCTGGGGGTCACCCTCATCTCCCCATACCTTCCCAACCAGCCCTGCCCCATGGTGCTGCCAGCTGGAGGTGTGGCATGGGGGcacctggttttttttttttacaagattctattttttttaaatttattgtaCGGTTACTTTTCGggattaattttaataaattaatgctGGTACCATTATGGCAGGGAGATTTATGCATTTCCCTCCATGCCTGAAGGCATGACCCAGCACAGCTAGGGGGAGGGGAACAGCTACTGCCACCATGCCAGCAGGCACAGCGGGAAGGGCTGTGCGGGGACAGCAACCAGGCGTATGACTGGACCATGCTCCCAGCTGTGTGTCAGCCGAGCCCACCAACAGACTACAAACTGTGactcatttatttaaaacaaaacttacAACTAGTCAGGAAAGACAGACTGGCCCCAGCCTGTGGCCTCCTGGCATAGAGAGGTCCTTGTGGACCTACCTGAAAGTGGAAAAAGTCTGTCTCCTTTCAGCAGAGGCCAGGCTTGCTGCTGTCTTGATCTCTACAGTCTGGAAGGCAACCTGGGGCTGGACCTGAGAGGCAGAGGGTGCTGTGGGTTCAGCAGAGATGTATTCCAAGACATGAGGCCTCTCCTCCTGGCGCCGGAGATAGCCCTGGTTTAGCAGGTGCAGGATACAGGACAGCACATCCACACTGTGGCAGCAGAAACTCTGGAACTGCAGCCCTGGCCCTGAATCACCCTTCTGACAGGCATCAATCACCTACAGCAGCAAGGGAGACCCAGGTTGCCGTGCAGCACAACGTTCAGGTTGtccctcctcagcccctcaAACTCTACATACCCTGAACACCAGGTTATCGATGTGGAGCTGCTTCTCCACCTTGAGGATGCGTGTGATGAGGCAGCAGAGGatgttcctcttcctttccaggGCACTGACCTCAGCCCTCTCTGCCCGAAGGTAcctctgctggggcagcagcctCAGATGGCTGCCAGAGGCTTGGGCCAGGGCTGCCTGGTTCAGCCGCAGCACACCTGGAGCTAGCACCCAGCCCAGGGTCAGTCAAACTGGGCTCTGAAGGACCCCAGGACGCGTGTGGCTGTTGGACCCAAGCCTGAGCCTCCCATTGCTGCCTTCACAGCTGTCAGCTCCACCCCTGTCCCCAAGCAACAGCCACAAGGACGACCCCTGGCCCCATCCCCAATGCCACCCACAGACCTGAGCACCCCTGCTGACCCACACACCATGCACAGCCCCAAGCTTCAGCCCAACAcaccaaccccaaccccacacACGACCTCAGGCGCCAGTGTGACACACTGACCTGCAACCTGAGCACCAACAGATTGGCCCCAGCCCACTCACTTCCCCTATGAGCTCAggcacccccaccccagcacccacttGGGGCCCAGACCAGCACCTCCCCAAGCATGCCCCAGCCCCACACTCACCTCCTGGCATGCAGCTCTGTACCAGGACGCCTTCGCTGTAGGTCAGCGGTGTCAGGGCATGGTGCACCAGGTCAGCAGGGAGCCCTGTAGCCTGCAGCAAGGCCTCCACAGACACCTCCTGCAGGAGGGTGTGAGAGGGGAATGGCCAGCCAAGACCCACCAGACACATGCCCAGACAGACAAACCAGGTCCTGTGCCCCAACCACTGCTGCAGGCCCCACCAAAACGGAGGACATGGCCCTGCTACCTTCCAGCACAGGACGCTgcctccctcacccccccacAGCCCTAGCACCCACCTCAGCACTGTTGAAGCACAGCAAGATGTACATCTGCAGTGTAGACACGTGGAGGACGCAGTCTCCAAACTGCAGTTCAGCATGGCCCAGCCACGTCCACTGCAGCTGCCGGGGCTTCCTGCACGCCCAGCCCAGCTGGCTCTGACCTGCCAGGGAGATCATCAGTGCaagggctggggacacccccaGCAGACCCCCACGTGCCTGCCACTGCTGTCTGAGCTGCTGGGCGGGGGCCTGGGCCCCTCCCTACACGACCCCTCCCTACACGACCCctccctacacacacacacacactggtgCGATACTCACTGCGCCTGCAGAAGTCAGAAAACTCATCCAGGGGGGagctcagggctgctgggaaGAACCTCCCAGGTTCATCCATGTAGCAGAACGGGGAAATGGGCCAGCAGCGTGGTGACAGGGCCAGCACCTTCACCTCTGGTACACCCACTGCTGAGGCCATACCTGGTGCCTGGACATGTGGACACGAAGGCACCTCAGGACAGGCCCCAGGATCCCTGTCAGGAATGGAGATGgccccccagcctccccactCCACCAGCACACTCACCTCTTCCAGGCCCGTGTCCAGCTCAAGCAGCCTcttgtcctgctcctgcagctggaagaggcaaaactgctgctgcagctcctccgACTCAGCCAGGTTGTTCAGCATCTCTTGGGGGAAGCGGCTGGGAAAGCACAGCCCAATCTGCTCCACGACAGCTCCTTCCAGCCAAGATGGCCCTTGTGCCAGGAGACGGTCCCCCAGGTAGTGCCTGCCACAGCCACCAGCGCCAGGTCAGGGACCGGTCTGAGCCCTGGGACCATCAGCCATCTGCCAGGAGACAGAGATGGCCTGGCCCTGGCCTCACCCCAAGGTGCATGAGCCCAGCAGCATCCATCTCCCCACCCTGCCACCAACAGTAAATGTGCCtctgcaggctggcagcacccaAGGGCcctcacagcctttccctccaCACCAAGAGCCAggaggagcaaagcaggagcaaACCACTGCCATGCCATGTCAGTCCAGGCTCAGCCACAGCCTGTGACTCCCCACCCCACCAGGACCTCTGGTCCCGCACAGACACAGCACCCCTCACCTGTAGAAGTGCTCGAAGGTGTGGGCGAGCTCCAGGCCACTGAAGATGACAAAGGGCTCCAGgatctgctgcagctgctgcagcgGCTCTGCGCTGCCCACAGCCCcatggagctcctggatctGCCCGTCCAGGTAGCGGGCAAACTGCTCACTGACCTGCAAAGGGACAGGGCTGGCTGCCAGGGGGCTCACCAGGTGGATGCGGGGATGGGCAACCATCCCCAGGGGAGCAGCTAGGAAGACCTGAGACTTTCGGGCAAGGGCTGAGGCACCAGCCCAAGACAGAAGCAAACTGGGGCCAGGGCTGTGCAGTGACAAGCGCTGAGCACCTGCAGCTGGGCACCatccagggctgctgcagggcaaGGGCTCTGTGGGGGCCAGGACAGTGCCCACTCAGAGCTCGCTGAAGGCCCTAGGGGGCCAAGGCAAGCTGCCCAGCCATGGGAGCCCCTGCACGGACGGTGCCATGCTCCTGGACTCACATGCAggctggtgaggaaggagagctgcagcaaagcccCCGCAAAGCCCTGTCCCAGGGCCAGCAGGAAGGCAGCCTGCTGCCCAAAGAGCTCCTCCGTGGCACTGCGCAGGTGCCGGTACAGCGCGCAGTACTGCTCCACAAGGTCCGGTGCCTGCCCCGCCGCCTCCAGGAACCGCTGCACCTGCAGGACGCAGCAGGACAGGGGTGAGCCCCATGGCGAGAGGTGCCTGTGGCTCCTGGCAGTGTCCACAGCCTCACCCTGCCCACACCAACTGCCCAGGTCCCACCCAGGGGACAACCAGAGGCCCCGGCGCTGCTGCCGGCTACCGGGAGCTTGCAGCCGGGTGGGAACGCAGCCCCGAGAGCCGGGCAAGGGTAGAACAGAAGTTCAGCAGCCACCCCGCAGGAAACAAGCAGCCTGACACTGGACCTGTCTCCAGACTGCTGCACCAGCCTGGGTGCAGGGCCAGGATGACCTCTGAGTCCTCACAGGGTGGCAGGTGCAGCAGGGCTGCCCACACATCCCATGGGCCCCATGAGACCAGGTGCAAACCCAAACCCTCACCATGCTCCCAGGGCACAGCCAGGCCCTACCTCCTCTACACCCACCCAGAGTGGAGTCCCACACACCCTCTCTAGCCCTGTGGTTGGCCCTCAAACTCTTACCTGCTGCTGCACCACGCCACGCCAGCACTGCGAGATGCTCCACAGGCTGCTCGACTTCTCCGCCACCGACTTGGCAGCCCTGGTCAgcaccttcccctccttcccacctGCCAAGGGACAAGCCCAGGCTCAGAATGGCTCCAGGGGCAGGCTCTGCACCCTGACCGCCAGCAgcctctccctccctggaggGCACAGGGCAGAGGAGATACTGGGGAGATATAGCCACTGGGAGAGCGTGGCCATGAGCCTTCCTCAGTTCAGGAGCCTCCTGTGCCATGGAGCCCCCTCCTGTGCTCCCCACAGTCACAGCCTgagccaccatccctgcagccccgCAGGAAGGCAGCCCCTCACTCACCAgctgctcccacctcctccGGCTCTGGGCCACCAGGGTCCACATGCACCAGGAGCTGGGTCAGGTGCCGCACATGAGAACCAAAGGCAGTACCATGGCTGGTGACACGGTGGGGtgtctccttgctctccagatACTCGCTCAGCAGCCAGGCCAGGGGACTGATGCCATGGGGGTCTGTGAGGACAAAAACACTCAGAATGGAATATCTCAGCCACACAGAACAGCTGGGCTCAGGAGGGTGCAGGGTACCTGGGCTGGTGATGCTCTGCACCAAGGGGTTCACCAGGGCCTCCCAGCAGGTCCTGCCCAAGGCCTGGGCCACCTCATCGTCAGGAAGAAAGCGGTCAGCAAAGTCCTGCTCGTGCCGCAGTGCCTGGTTCAGCCTGAAACAGGGACCACGGAGCAcatggtgctgctgggcacCCACCTGTGGCCAGGAGGGTTCCCCCAGGGAAGCAGATCCTGGCAGTcactccctgcccttccccttgCCAGACACaagagctcagcagctccactTGCCCCCTGCAGCCAGGGCCCCTCGCTCCCCCCCAGGCCCTGCCTGTACTGGGCCTTGGGCCCACCACTGTCCATGCCAAACCAGGCACCTCTCTGGTAGGTGAGCTGTGCCACTGTGCCCAGCTTAAACCTGAGGAACACCAAGGTGGCCCCAGCCCTCTGAGACAGCTGGTGAAGAGGAGTGAAGACCACTCCCTGCCCAAGTGGGACACCTGGCTGCTCCTTTCCTGGCCCTGCAGTCCTCTCACAGGCTGCCAGCACCATCCACCCAGGCTCTGGTACACCAGGGCCACAATGGTGCAGCCAAGAGACCACTCACCTCCCAAAGAGCTGCAGCAGTTGCCTGCGGTCCCGGCAGATCTCCTGGCACCAGGCATGAGCCCGAGCAGTGCAGGAGAGGAATGTCCgccagcacagctgctccttGAAGATGGGCCAGAACGTGGGCTTGGGACCCAGCACCTCGATGCCACGCACACGTGTGTCAACGCCACCCTGGGGGACAGAGAGACCCTCAGCTCCTCAAGCATGGCCCTGACACCCCACACTGccagctccccagcctggccctggctgCCCTACCTGCTGGCACCGCTTCACCCGGATCTGGATGACACGCCAGAAGCGGGTCATGTTCTCCAGCAGGATCACTCTGCTGTCTGAGGGCAGGATGGTCACCTGCAGGCACACAGTGAGCCCTCAGCACACCAAGCAGCAAGCGACAGCCACCCTCAACACTCCCCTGGCCACCCCCACTGATGCTCtgccctctctccctccctacAGCCCTTGCACCGCCACCCTACCAGGGCCCCGCTTTGGGCTCACAGCCCCAGGGCTTTGGCACCACAGCAAGGACCAACCCATCACTCCTGGGGGGCCTGAGCAGCCCGTGCCAGACTCACCGCGTTGAGCTCAGTTCTGATGGTGGCAAGGCTGtctccccccagcaccacaaCACGAGCTGGCATATAGCTGGAGTCCTCGCTGGCCACCAGCATGCTcatctccctgcagcacagcaaacatGGTGCTGCCCAGCAGTCCACACCTCCCTGCCCTgacccctgccagccccacatCCAGCAACCTCCAGGACCAGTGGGGCAGGGCTCATGCAGATGcccaaagccctctgcaccctgcaCAGCCACTGGCCCTCCTGGCCCCatgccccccagccctcctggccCAGCCCCACCTGACCACCACACCACACTGCATGTGGACAGTGATGAAATGGGAGCCGGTGCTGCCATTTGACTCCCAGTAGGTTTTGGGGTTCCTGTCTGTGAGCTTGCTGGCCCGGTGGGAGTTAGAGGAGACCTGCACCTTCTCCCAACACTGGTCCTCCTTCACCTCCACGCTGGAGCCTGTGGGGAGAAGCACACAGAGCCTCCAGCCACCAAGCCAGCACGTGCCAGGCACAAGGCTCCAGCTCTCACTCCTGTGCTCACCTCGACAAAGGTTGCGCAGAAAAACGTCAAAGAAGGGGATGCTGATGGGCTGGTAGCTCCGGCGGTGCTCCTCAATCTGCCCCAGAACCAGCTATGGGATGGGGTAAGGCTCTCACTGGGGGGACCGGGTCCTCCCAACCTCACCCACCACagcaagcagagagcagaagacTGCCCCTTGGGTAGCATGGAGAAGTGGACAGCCCCAGAACCCCAGCATAGCCAGGTCTGCCCAGgcccacctggatgcagccAGCCAAGATGCTGGTCATCAACTTCTTGTAGAGACTGGCGTACTTTTCACACTCGGTcaccaggctgagcagagctggtgccagCAACGGGGTCACGCTGTGCTTTTCCAGGGCTTTGGAGAGGGCCTCGCGGGTGCCCACCTGGCACATCACCACCACGCAGTCCTTGCTGACAGTGGCCAAGCGGTGCAGGAACCCAACGACCTCCTGCACCACCTGCTGAGTGGGTAGCCATGAGCAGCCGGGCCAGCGCCAGGAACACGCCAggccccagcagcagggtgctgcCAGGCTCCATCCCCCCACCCagatgctgcagcagtgccCACCAGAGCCCggccaggctgggtgctgggcatGCCGGCCACCTGGACACAGCCACAGCCGGGACAGCTGCTCCACACCTCTCTCAGCACCACGGCCATAACgccaggctgctgcaggtggACACCTCACTCCACCAATGCCAGGACAGGTTGAGGCATGGCACAGCCAGCAAAGCCACCCCGACCTGCTGGGAGTCCCTGGGCCCCCTCACCTCCCGGTCGCTGCTGTGGGCACTCAGTGAGGACAAACAGGGCTCCACACACTCGTTCCAGGGCAGCACACCCTCCTCGTAGCCCTCCAGGTACTTGTTCAGGATCCTGAGCGATGGAGGAGGCCCACTCAGGCCAGGGCACACAGACAGCAGTGCCAGAGGCAGCCCTGTGCTTCCCTGCCCCACCAGGaagcccagcaccaccaccacggCTACCCAAGCACCTGCGACACCCCACCAGCACTTGGACATCTGCTGCTCTGTCCCCACTTGGCCACATGCCTCAGGACACCCCAATCAGCACCCACACACAGGGGGGGGGTGCACCTGCCACCAGTGAAGAAAAACAGCCCCGCCAGGACCCACATACAtgccctgtgtcccccccaccatcaccaccagcaCTTGCACACTTGCTGCAGAGGCTCCAGACCC encodes the following:
- the LOC139794431 gene encoding phosphofurin acidic cluster sorting protein 1-like isoform X2 gives rise to the protein MAAAAAATAAGALGSGPAAGPPAVAGGAAAATAAAMAAAGPGPVPVPMNLFATWEIDRSAPSCVPRLCSLRLKKLTVLKELDKELSSVLIAVKIQGSKRVLRSNEYVLPPGGLMETELELTFSLQYPHFLKRDGNKLQIMLQRRKRYKNRTILGYKTLAVGIINMAEVMQHPTDGGQLLGLHSNMKDMSIRVAEISIYSLSSQPIDHEDGSIPSGPKIKASDRSPDIDNYSEEEDDSFSSEQEASDDAVQGQDLFDEEDDLRKTKKARRKMIRTTSMARQPNFKQKFVALLKRFKVTEEVLDSDPVDQTQEVEEDLGLLYDSLEECNNSDSGPEIEDNESVHSTPKPTLRRFFEGVSHSGSQTEIGSLHSQKGQDQESGSPGEAEKRKPGALQPQEDPGVEVPAVELAAEEPCSRLAPTEAATREGSVDKLAQLSPGTKSELPSAVSPSKAENKQLWRPRSTSVKDRQSSKGQGGRASSLDSESSPDSWHSTQVPRKSVYDQLNQILISDEQLPESIVLVNVAEWQGQYVSEQLQAHKQLVVSTCSVADIQAAFNTTVSRIQRYCNCNSHMPPPVKVVVAGDQSYLSVVLRFFVEQLASKTPDWLNYLRFLLVPLGSHPLAKYLASVDNKYSTLFLDTAWRELFSRAEPPMADTVDIAGRVAQFIAGASLSHQLPISEAMLTYKQKRKRSLYFDFYISPDEDSCQKFVPFVGVVKVGLVEQSFSASVDSDDATVCTPSLLSSAPAASGAAPYGKETVSTPPPSPSVSSGLSGAGSLSPGVEVMGLQVDYWTTQGLDRKKEGEKREIGIKNTLKSNFRSLQVSRIPSTGELVPPSTMAMTVVTKEKNKKVMFLSKKPKEKDLEPKSQVIEGITRLICTAKHQNTMLRVSIDGVEWNDVKFFQLAAQWPTHVKYLPVGIFGYSKNV
- the LOC139794431 gene encoding phosphofurin acidic cluster sorting protein 1-like isoform X1, giving the protein MAAAAAATAAGALGSGPAAGPPAVAGGAAAATAAAMAAAGPGPVPVPMNLFATWEIDRSAPSCVPRLCSLRLKKLTVLKELDKELSSVLIAVKIQGSKRVLRSNEYVLPPGGLMETELELTFSLQYPHFLKRDGNKLQIMLQRRKRYKNRTILGYKTLAVGIINMAEVMQHPTDGGQLLGLHSNMKDMSIRVAEISIYSLSSQPIDHEDGSIPSGPKIKASDRSPDIDNYSEEEDDSFSSEQEASDDAVQGQDLFDEEDDLRKTKKARRKMIRTTSMARQPNFKQKFVALLKRFKVTEEVLDSDPVDQTQEVEEDLGLLYDSLEECNNSDSGPEIEDNESVHSTPKPTLRRFFEGVSHSGSQTEIGSLHSQKGQDQESGSPGEAEKRKPGALQPQEDPGVEVPAVELAAEEPCSRLAPTEAATREGSVDKLAQLSPGTKSELPSAVSPSKAENKQLWRPRSTSVKDRQSSKGQGGRASSLDSESSPDSWHSTQVPRKSVYDQLNQILISDEQLPESIVLVNVAEWQGQYVSEQLQAHKQLVVSTCSVADIQAAFNTTVSRIQRYCNCNSHMPPPVKVVVAGDQSYLSVVLRFFVEQLASKTPDWLNYLRFLLVPLGSHPLAKYLASVDNKYSTLFLDTAWRELFSRAEPPMADTVDIAGRVAQFIAGASLSHQLPISEAMLTYKQKSPDEDSCQKFVPFVGVVKVGLVEQSFSASVDSDDATVCTPSLLSSAPAASGAAPYGKETVSTPPPSPSVSSGLSGAGSLSPGVEVMGLQVDYWTTQGLDRKKEGEKREIGIKNTLKSNFRSLQVSRIPSTGELVPPSTMAMTVVTKEKNKKVMFLSKKPKEKDLEPKSQVIEGITRLICTAKHQNTMLRVSIDGVEWNDVKFFQLAAQWPTHVKYLPVGIFGYSKNV